The proteins below are encoded in one region of Nilaparvata lugens isolate BPH chromosome X, ASM1435652v1, whole genome shotgun sequence:
- the LOC120354426 gene encoding transcriptional corepressor LEUNIG-like isoform X2 produces MLSSGNSSFYGDTYVNKVQGLQERWAIAFQWLRECQQEQEERCLHWQQLVTHGVAHLEQQRTRQVHRYHHCPQQQQQQQQQQQQQQQQPALEHGGIAQGSEPIFKDAPAAAAVAMMQEGVEMPINDEDIKLLLQNAIQEQEGILPPALPGSPEEVLGQLEELGAALGIPMAMAAPEVVAININNFEAAVAPEAVPQLDDAAAAESSAKWEFQDDCSLA; encoded by the coding sequence ATGTTGTCCAGTGGTAATAGCAGCTTCTATGGGGACACCTACGTCAACAAGGTCCAAGGACTGCAGGAGCGATGGGCGATCGCCTTTCAATGGCTCCGGGAGTGCCAGCAAGAACAGGAGGAAAGATGCCTTCACTGGCAGCAACTGGTGACCCATGGTGTTGCCCATCTTGAACAGCAACGTACCCGGCAAGTGCATCGCTATCATCACTGCCCtcagcagcagcaacagcagcagcagcaacagcagcagcagcagcagcagcctgCCCTCGAGCATGGGGGTATTGCGCAGGGGTCTGAACCTATCTTCAAAGATGCCCCTGCAGCAGCTGCAGTGGCGATGATGCAAGAGGGGGTCGAGATGCCCATCAATGATGAAGATATCAAACTGCTCCTGCAGAATGCCATccaggagcaggaaggtatCTTACCCCCTGCGTTGCCGGGTTCTCCGGAAGAGGTCCTCGGACAGCTGGAGGAGCTGGGAGCAGCACTTGGCATCCCCATGGCTATGGCGGCACCAGAGGTTGTGGCCATCAACATCAACAACTTTGAGGCTGCAGTGGCACCCGAGGCAGTACCCCAGTTGGACGatgcagcagcagcag
- the LOC111045430 gene encoding uncharacterized protein LOC111045430 has product MTKADVECIVNEGQIWRCPPCSKLRRQSMSAVSSAEDGNASISQVIFMLEEAREDRKRMEREFNASFEFANSKIDDQTNTITNQTLKINECLRLIEDLKKENASLKRKVCDLETRLEDAEQYTCSNTLEIYGVPETKNEDVYETVKRVCNALDVNITREKIDVCHRLGKPKGDNRPAGIIVKFVRREDKFSVVARRKVKRNLSMQDLGFQQQAVVYINESLSPALRRIFAAAREAKKKYDYAYLWVQNGKILMRKEQGKPIVKITSLSDLDRL; this is encoded by the coding sequence ATGACCAAGGCAGACGTGGAATGTATTGTCAATGAGGGTCAGATTTGGAGATGCCCACCTTGTTCCAAGTTGAGGAGGCAGAGTATGAGTGCTGTGTCTTCTGCTGAGGATGGCAATGCCAGCATATCACAAGTGATATTTATGCTAGAGGAGGCCAGAGAGGATAGGAAGCGAATGGAGAGGGAATTTAATGCTTCTTTCGAGTTTGCAAACAGTAAGATTGACGACCAGACTAATACAATTACTaatcaaactttgaaaataaatgagtGCCTTAGATTAATTGAGGACTTGAAAAAAGAGAATGCAAGCCTTAAGAGGAAAGTTTGTGACTTGGAGACACGGCTCGAAGATGCTGAACAGTACACATGCTCCAATACACTTGAAATCTATGGAGTACCAGAGACAAAAAACGAGGATGTGTATGAAACTGTAAAGAGAGTGTGTAATGCTCTTGATGTTAATATaacaagagaaaaaattgacGTCTGCCATCGACTGGGAAAACCTAAGGGAGACAATCGGCCTGCTggtattattgtgaaatttgtcAGGAGAGAGGACAAGTTCTCGGTGGTGGCGAGGAGAAAGGTTAAGCGTAATTTATCGATGCAGGACCTTGGATTCCAGCAGCAGGCAGTAGTCTACATCAACGAGAGTCTAAGTCCGGCGCTGAGAAGAATTTTTGCAGCTGCCAGGGAGGCTAAGAAGAAATATGACTACGCTTATCTGTGGGTGCAGAACGGGAAGATACTAATGAGGAAGGAGCAGGGTAAACCGATTGTGAAAATAACGTCGTTGAGTGATCTCGATAGACtgtaa
- the LOC120354426 gene encoding transcriptional corepressor LEUNIG-like isoform X1 produces MLSSGNSSFYGDTYVNKVQGLQERWAIAFQWLRECQQEQEERCLHWQQLVTHGVAHLEQQRTRQVHRYHHCPQQQQQQQQQQQQQQQQPALEHGGIAQGSEPIFKDAPAAAAVAMMQEGVEMPINDEDIKLLLQNAIQEQEGILPPALPGSPEEVLGQLEELGAALGIPMAMAAPEVVAININNFEAAVAPEAVPQLDDAAAAGQCWYRIWHSGCSCSCSTH; encoded by the coding sequence ATGTTGTCCAGTGGTAATAGCAGCTTCTATGGGGACACCTACGTCAACAAGGTCCAAGGACTGCAGGAGCGATGGGCGATCGCCTTTCAATGGCTCCGGGAGTGCCAGCAAGAACAGGAGGAAAGATGCCTTCACTGGCAGCAACTGGTGACCCATGGTGTTGCCCATCTTGAACAGCAACGTACCCGGCAAGTGCATCGCTATCATCACTGCCCtcagcagcagcaacagcagcagcagcaacagcagcagcagcagcagcagcctgCCCTCGAGCATGGGGGTATTGCGCAGGGGTCTGAACCTATCTTCAAAGATGCCCCTGCAGCAGCTGCAGTGGCGATGATGCAAGAGGGGGTCGAGATGCCCATCAATGATGAAGATATCAAACTGCTCCTGCAGAATGCCATccaggagcaggaaggtatCTTACCCCCTGCGTTGCCGGGTTCTCCGGAAGAGGTCCTCGGACAGCTGGAGGAGCTGGGAGCAGCACTTGGCATCCCCATGGCTATGGCGGCACCAGAGGTTGTGGCCATCAACATCAACAACTTTGAGGCTGCAGTGGCACCCGAGGCAGTACCCCAGTTGGACGatgcagcagcagcag